The genomic window TCTGGGCAAGCGACCCCAGTATAGGAGGCCGCGACGGCGCGGGGCAACGATGCGGAGGGGGGCGAAGCATCACGCCGACGGGGGCGGTCTGGGGCGGCAAACCCCGAGGTCTGCGCCTGAGGCGTGCTCCGTCGGGGCAGGGCCGTTCAGCCGCCGGTTTCAGGCCGCTCGAAGTAGCGGCGGCCCCGCAGGGATTCCGGGAGGCAGGTCATCTCCTCGCGCGCGGCGGGGTCGTCGTGGACGTAGCGGTAGCCCTGCCCGTACCCCACGTCCTTCATGAGGGAGGTCACCGCGTTCCGGAGGTGCAGGGGGACCGGCTCGCGCGCCGTGGTGGAGGCGTCGGCCGCGGCGGCGGCATAGGCCTTCTTGACGGCGCCCGACTTGGGGGCGGTCGCCAGGTAGATCGTCGCCTGCGAGAGCGGATAGAGCCCCTCCGGCATGCCGATCTGGTGGACAATCTGCGCGGCGGCGGCGGCCTGCACCATCGCCTGCGGGTCGGCGAGGCCGATGTCCTCCGAGGCCAGGATGCAGAGCCGACGCGCGATGAAGAGCGGATCGGCCCCGCCTTCGATGAGCCGGGCCAGCCAGTACAGAGCCGCGTCGGCGTCCGAGTTCCGCAGGCTCTTGATCAGCGCCGAGGCGAGGTTGTAATGGTTTTCGCCCTGGCGGTCGTAGGCGTAGCGGGCCTGGCCGAGCGCCTCGGCGAGGGCCTGCTCGGTCACGACCCGCGAGCCGTCCGCCGCCGGGGGCGTGGCCAGCACGGCCTGCTCGAGCGTCGTCAGGGCGACGCGGGCGTCCCCCTCGGCCCAGCCGGCCAGCTTCCGCACCACCTCGGCATCGATCCGCGGCGCGAGGCCCGCAAGCCCACGCTCGGGATGCGTCAGGGCGCGGTCCAGGATCGCGGCGATGTCGTCGCGGGAGAGCGGCTCGAGGACGGCCACGCGGCACCGGGAGAGCAGGGCGGCGTTCACCTCGAAGGACGGGTTCTCGGTCGTCGCGCCGATGAGCGTGACGGTCCCCTGCTCGACGGCGTGCAGGAGGGCATCCTGCTGGGCCTTGTTGAAGCGGTGGATCTCGTCGATGAAGAGCAGGACGCGGGTGCCCCGGCGGCTCAGCCGCTTCGCCTCGTCGATGGCCGCCCGGACCTCCTTGACGCCGGAGAAGACCGCGGAGAGGGGGAGGAACCGGAGGCCCGCCGCGGCGGCGACCAGGCGGGCGAGCGTCGTCTTCCCCGTCCCCGGCGGGCCCCAGAGGATCATCGACGGGATCCGCCCCTCGGCGCGGAGGGCCCGGCCCAGGAGCGAGCCCGGGCCGATCACGCGGGACTGGCCCGCGTACTCCGCCAGCGTCCGGGGCCGCATCCGCTCCGCGAGCGGGGCATTCGGGTCATCGGCCGGCTCCGGATCGCGGCCCTCGTCCTCGAACTCGTCGAAGAGCCCCCTGGTTGCATCCCGATTCATCGCGGTGGCCCTCCCGACGTCAACTCCGGGGACGGTGATGATGCGTACAGAGCTTACCATACTTCGGGTCGCCGCGGGCGGGCCGCCCGCGCCCGCGTCGCCGTGTGGTATGCTCCCTGATGCGCCCACGCCGGGTCGTTGACGCGTGGCGGGATGGACGCAGCGACGCGGCCGGGGCGCCGTGCGGAGCGGGGAGGTTCGGTCGCACAACGACAGGGGAGGTCACGATGCGGCTCTTCGCGGTTGCCGTCACGGTGGCATGCTCGCTCATCCCCGCGGTGGTCGAGGCGCAGTCCTCGCCGAGGCAGCGAAGCGCGAGGGCCCCGTCGATCCGTTGGATCGGCCAGGACGGGCACGACTACGTGGCGCCGAACAACCGCCGCGAGCCGAGCGGCGTGCAGGACGTGCACCTCGTCCTGGAGGGGCTGGACCCGGCCCGCGAGGTCACCCACGTCGACGTGAAGGCGGAATCGCCCTGGAATGAGTGGGAGTACGACCGGCCCAACTTCTCGTGGAAGCTCGAGCTGAAGCGAGCCAGGGGGGCCCGGTCGGCCGACCTCTTCCTCGAGCCCGGGGACACCGAGGCGGCCCGGACCTATCACTTCCTGGTCGAGGACGACGCCGGAAACAAGTGGGAGTTCGACGTCCGCGGCCGGAAGGTCGATCGCGGCCTGCGGATGCCGGGGCTCGCCATGCAGGCCAAATGGCTGGGCCAGGACCGGCACGACCGGGTCGCGAGCGGCCCGTCCGTCGGCCCGGACGGCATCCAGGACGCCCGGATCCGCCTCTCGGGCATCTCCGCGAAGATCGCCGTGAAGTCCATCCGGATCGAGGGGCAGGGGGGGACGAAATGGCAGTCCGGCACCAATCCGGACCTCCTGCCGAACGCCGAGTTCTGGGCCGACCCGAAGACGACGGGCGCGGGCGACCTTCACTTCCAGCCCACGCGCGACGTGAAGGGCCAGAAGCTCAAGGTGGTCGTCCGCTACGACAACGACACGGAAGACTCGGCGACGGTCCTCGCCGGCCGCCTCGATCCGAAGCTGCGGATGCCCGAGACGCCCCTGCCTCGGCTGACGACCGCGGCGGCGAAGGCCGAATGGCTGGGCCAGGACGGCCAGGGCCCCGGGGGCCCCGGCGACGTCCACGTCCGCCTCTCCGGCATGCCGCGGCCGTCCTCGCTCGCCGAGGCGGTGCTGACCGACGGCGTGACCAGCACCTGGGCCTTCCGCCAGGGCCCGGCCGGGAGGGTTCAGGACGCCGACGGCAACGTCTTCGCGCCCCTCGTCGTCCGCCCGGCGGCGGATGACTCCGCGCTGGACCTCTTCTTCGCCCCCGACCGCGACGAGGCGAAGGCCGGCTTCACGTTCCGGTTCGCGGACACCGCCGGACGGATGACGGTCGCCCGCTTCGAGGGCGGCGCGTGCGATCCCGGCCGCAGGGCACCCCGTCCGGCCGGGACGCGCGCGACGGCCCAGCCCGGCGACGACCTGAACCGGCTGGCGGACCAGAATGGGACGCTGATCCTGTCGCCCGGCACGTATCGGCTCGCGAGCCCCCTCGTCCTCGAGAATCCGGTGACCATCGACGGCGGCGGCAAGGCGACGCTCGTCTTCGCCCAGGGGGCCGGCGAGCCGCCCTGGACGGCGGCCATCAAGATCCACGCGGGCAACACCACGCTCAACGGCTTCGCCGTCCGGTTCGTGGGGAAGGTCCGCTGGGACGGCGCGGTCAGCTACGGGCCGGCGGTCATCGGCACGACGGACAACAAGGACCGGCCCCGGGGCGGCCCGCGGGTGAACATCAGCCTCACCCGGCTGGACCTGGAATCCCCGGCCGCCGAGGATCCGTCGAAGTGGGCCGAGGCCATCCGGCTCGTCCGGCTGACGAACGCCGCGGGCGGCATGATCGCGGGCAATGTGCTCCGGGGCGGGACGATCGAGTTCTTCGACGGCCCCTGGCAGATCCTCAACAACGACTTCCGCGGCACGCCCGCCGGCACGATCTCGCACGGGATCTTCTCGGCCCACGGGACCCACGACCTGGTCGTGAAGGGCAACCGGGCGAAGCCCGTCGAGCCGGCCGGCAAGACCTGGCGGTTCCTGGTTCTGACCCATCGCGGCGTCCGGGACATCGTGGAGGAGAACACGATCGAGGGCCTGGGAGCCCGGCCGGACGACGCGGCCCCCTGGGTGAACGACCCCGAGATCGTCCTCACCGAGGCCTACCACGTCGCCTACGAGGGGCGGATCCAGGCCCTCTCGGCCGACGGCCTCGTCCTGCGGACGCACCGCCGCCAGGGGAATCCGGTGGGCAGCGGCGACGCGGTCTCGCTCCTGGACGGCCCCTCGGCGGGCGAGTTCCGCAGGATCGCCCAGGTGATCGACGCCGAGACGTACCTGCTCGAGGCGCCCATCCCGAAGGGGACCGACGCCGTGTCGGTCGCGCGAGGCTTCGTGGATACGAGCTTCCTCAAGAACCGGATCGCCATGAGCCCCGGGCGGCGGGCCGACGGGTTCACCTCGGACGGCCTGATCCTCCCGGGCAACCACTTCGGCACCCGCGTCGAGGGCAACCACATCTCGGGCGGCGGGCTCGCCATGAAGCTGGCCGCCTACCCGAGCGAGACGCCCGTCGCCTGGGGCTGGTCGCACGCCCCCTTCCTGGGCGGGGTCGTCGACGGGAACATCCTCGAGGACGCGATCGCCGGGGCACGGCTGACCGTGGACCACTCCGCGCGGTACGTGAAGTCGAACCGGGGCCGGGTGTACATGTCGATCCGGCTGGATAACAACGTCGTCCGCTGGACCGACGCGTTCCTGAAGTGGCGTTCGTCCTCCGGCGAGAAGACGCCGCTCGCGGGGCTGGTCCTCGGCGAGCTCCCCTCGCACGACCCGGCCGAGCTGGCGGTCCGCGCCTCGTGCAACCGCCTCGAGGCCCCGCCCGGCCCGGAGGCCGGCGCGAGCCTGGTCGTGGACGCGGCCGAGTACAACGGGCAGAAGCTGCACCGCCGAAGGTACTCACTCCCCGCGGCCCCGGGTGCGGCCCGGAGCTCCGCCACGACGGCCCCGCGGGCGGACTCCTCGGCGAGGCGGTGAGAGGGCGCCCGCGATCGGGAGGGCCCTCTCGCCGCGCCCAAGGCTGCTGCATCTCCGGTTGCAGGAGCCTCGGGATGGGCGGCGTAACCCCGTCCCCGCAGTGGGCCTCTTTTGTAGAGTGCGTCAAGCGGCAGCGCGGACGCGCCGGACCGCCTCGTCACCGCGACAAGGCTCATCCCTTTCACATGCGGGACCGCTTCTTTGATCGCCCCGCTGGTTCCTGGTGAAGAGGCGATCCGGTGCGTCCGCGCTGCCGCTTGACGCACCCTACAGAGGAAATCAAGAGATCCAGGAGGCCATCGCCAAAAATCTCTGCGGATCTGGAATCGAGGAGAGCGTGTGCGGGACCGTATGGGATGAAAGTTCCAGGATCCGTCTGCACCAATCCGACTCCTCGACCGGGAGGCAACCGACGATGGCCGAGCAACCTCAGGGACGCGTCAGCCCGCAGGATGGGCCGGGGGCCGCCGCCCGCACGAGGGCGCGGGGAAGGTCGGGGAGGAGGATCGACGGGGTGGGGTCGCACGCGTCCCGGGAATCCCGCGAGCCCGGGGCCGGCATTGGCGAGAGCCTGGCCGAGCGGGCAATGCGGTTGCTCCGGGACCTGGAGCGTGCCGATCGTGCCGAGTCGGCCGCCCTGTCCCGGGCGATCCTCGAGGCGCATCGGAGGGAGAGGCGGCGAGCGCCCGAGCTGTCGGCCCGGGCCGAGCGGCTCGGAAGGATGCTCCTCGCCGAATGGCCGCGCCGGGGGGACGAGGATGCCGAGGGCGAGCACCCGCGGGTGATCGTGGCCGGGCTCGAGGGCTCCGTGGAAGGGCGGGGCCTCCTCATCCGGGAGTGGCGACGGGTCCGCGACGGCGTGCAGGCCGGCGCCGCATTCCCGCCCGAGGAGCGGTACCGCGTGCTCCGCCTCCTCGGCCTGGAGCCGGTTGACGTCGGGCGGAACGTGGAGGCCAATGCCCTGTTCCTGGCGTGGAACGCCCTCGGTGCCGAGGGCGAGGCCGAATGCGAGGCGTTCTTCGCGACGGCACGCGAGAAGGCTGCGGGCAGCAACCCCTTCTTCCTCATGGACCTCTCCTGGCGCGCGATGGGGCCGTCGCCGTGCTCGGCGGTGAATGCCCGCGCCTTCCTGGTTGCATTCTCCGATCGACGGATCGCACGGCTCGAGGAGATCCAGGCGCAGGCCGCCGCGGACCTCTGCGAGTGGGATGCCACGCGGGACGACGTGGAGGCTCACGCCGCGGCCGCCTCGCTCCATCGGCATCGCGGCAAGAGCGCCGCGCTCAGCCGGGAACTCTCGCGGACCATCGCCGAGATGCGTCGTGCGCGGCTGCGTGAGACGGAGGCTCACGAGCCGGGCCAGCTCGCGCAGATCGAGGAGAGCAAGCCGGCCGATGCGGATCCCGTCGCCACGACGACGCTCGCGGGCGTCCCTCATGAGGCCGTGTCGTGCCGGGGGCCGGACGTTTCGGAGAGGGCGCCGGATGCCGAGGACGCCCGGAAATCCCTAGAAATCGCCGACGGCGCATCGGCCGAAGATGGCGTCGAAGTGATTCTGTCGCAGGGGGTTACGGAAGAATCTCGGGCTGCAGGAGGCGACGAGCAAACCCACCGGGTCGGGCACGTCGGGGCGACCGGGGGGAGGGCAGGGCAACGCCCGGCGGCCTGGGCAGGCCCCATGCTGAAAGGGGCACTCGCGGGGCGGCGTAGACCCGGTCGAGGGGCGCGGCCGGCACACGCGGCGCGGGGCACGGGGCCCTGGCTAGCTCGCCGGCTCGATGCTGGAGGGCCGATTCCCGAGGGCCCGAGATGTCGCCGGCGGCCCTTGAGGGCGTGCCGCGCGCGGGATAGACTCGTGCGGCGACATGGTCCCACGGCGGCACCCTTCGAGAGAATTCATGCTCATTTCCGCACTCCGCACCGCGACGACGGCGCTCGGCCTGGTCCTGCTCGCGGCGGGCCCGGCCGGGGCCGACGGGCCCGATTTCGCGTCGTCCATCCTCTTCCCGGAGGAGGACAAGCACAACCACGCCTCGTGCGTGATCGAGACGGCCCCGGGCCGGCTCCTGGCGACCTGGTACTCCGGCGGCGGGGAGCGCAAGTCGGACGACGTGGCGGTGCAGGGGGCCTGGCTCGAGCCGGGGCGGGCCGGCTGGGGCCCGCGGTTCGTGATGGCGGACACCCCCGGGTATCCCGACTGCAACCCCGCGCTCTTCCCCAGCCCGACCGGCGAGGTCTGGCTCTTCTGGCCGACGATCCTCGACCATCGCTGGGAGGGCGCGCTCCTCAAGTTCCAGGTCTCCGGCCCGTCCCCGCCGACGGGCCCCATCTCCTGGTCCCGATCGGGGGTCCTCCACGTGACGCCCGCGAGCGACGAGTTCGCGGCCGTCGTCCAGCGGGCCATGGACCTGCTGACGCCCCAGGAGAAGGAGAGCTACCGGGAGGAGCTCGCCCCGTTCGCCGCACGCTCGAGGGACCTGCTCTATCAGCGGCTCGGGTGGATGCCCCGCGTCCGCGCGATCGAGCTGCGCCGGGATGGGGCGTCGGGGCACCCCGGGCGATGGATCCTGCCCCTCTACTGCGACACGTTCTCCCTGTCGCTGATGGCGATCAGCGACGACGGCGGCAAGACGTGGAAGGCGGGCCGGCCGATGGCCGGCTTCGGCAACATCCAGCCGAGCCTCGTCGAGAAGAAGGACGGCACCCTGGTGGCCTTCATGCGGGACAACGGGCCGCATCATCGCATCCGCGTGAGCACCTCGGCCGACGCGGGCGAGACCTGGGGGCCGGTCGTCGATTCGAGCTTCCCGAACCCGGGGGCGGGGATCGAGGCGGCCCGACTCCGCGATGGATGCTGGGCCCTCATCTACAACGACGCGGATCGCGGCCGGCACACCCTCGCGGTCTCGCTCTCCGACGACGAGGGGGCTTCCTGGAAGTGGACCAGGCACCTGGAGCGGCGGGAGCCGGGGGCCGGCCAGTACCATTACCCGTCGATGTTCCAGGGCTCCGACGGCAACCTGCACGCGACGTACACGTATCGCGACAAGGGGAAGGGCTCCACGATCAAATACGCCCGATTCGACGAGGCGTGGATCCGGCAGGGTGACCCGGCGTCCGGGGGACGCTGAAGGAGGCAAGCGGCGTGTCGAAATCCG from Aquisphaera giovannonii includes these protein-coding regions:
- a CDS encoding sialidase family protein, producing the protein MLISALRTATTALGLVLLAAGPAGADGPDFASSILFPEEDKHNHASCVIETAPGRLLATWYSGGGERKSDDVAVQGAWLEPGRAGWGPRFVMADTPGYPDCNPALFPSPTGEVWLFWPTILDHRWEGALLKFQVSGPSPPTGPISWSRSGVLHVTPASDEFAAVVQRAMDLLTPQEKESYREELAPFAARSRDLLYQRLGWMPRVRAIELRRDGASGHPGRWILPLYCDTFSLSLMAISDDGGKTWKAGRPMAGFGNIQPSLVEKKDGTLVAFMRDNGPHHRIRVSTSADAGETWGPVVDSSFPNPGAGIEAARLRDGCWALIYNDADRGRHTLAVSLSDDEGASWKWTRHLERREPGAGQYHYPSMFQGSDGNLHATYTYRDKGKGSTIKYARFDEAWIRQGDPASGGR
- a CDS encoding replication-associated recombination protein A, whose protein sequence is MNRDATRGLFDEFEDEGRDPEPADDPNAPLAERMRPRTLAEYAGQSRVIGPGSLLGRALRAEGRIPSMILWGPPGTGKTTLARLVAAAAGLRFLPLSAVFSGVKEVRAAIDEAKRLSRRGTRVLLFIDEIHRFNKAQQDALLHAVEQGTVTLIGATTENPSFEVNAALLSRCRVAVLEPLSRDDIAAILDRALTHPERGLAGLAPRIDAEVVRKLAGWAEGDARVALTTLEQAVLATPPAADGSRVVTEQALAEALGQARYAYDRQGENHYNLASALIKSLRNSDADAALYWLARLIEGGADPLFIARRLCILASEDIGLADPQAMVQAAAAAQIVHQIGMPEGLYPLSQATIYLATAPKSGAVKKAYAAAAADASTTAREPVPLHLRNAVTSLMKDVGYGQGYRYVHDDPAAREEMTCLPESLRGRRYFERPETGG
- a CDS encoding right-handed parallel beta-helix repeat-containing protein, which gives rise to MRLFAVAVTVACSLIPAVVEAQSSPRQRSARAPSIRWIGQDGHDYVAPNNRREPSGVQDVHLVLEGLDPAREVTHVDVKAESPWNEWEYDRPNFSWKLELKRARGARSADLFLEPGDTEAARTYHFLVEDDAGNKWEFDVRGRKVDRGLRMPGLAMQAKWLGQDRHDRVASGPSVGPDGIQDARIRLSGISAKIAVKSIRIEGQGGTKWQSGTNPDLLPNAEFWADPKTTGAGDLHFQPTRDVKGQKLKVVVRYDNDTEDSATVLAGRLDPKLRMPETPLPRLTTAAAKAEWLGQDGQGPGGPGDVHVRLSGMPRPSSLAEAVLTDGVTSTWAFRQGPAGRVQDADGNVFAPLVVRPAADDSALDLFFAPDRDEAKAGFTFRFADTAGRMTVARFEGGACDPGRRAPRPAGTRATAQPGDDLNRLADQNGTLILSPGTYRLASPLVLENPVTIDGGGKATLVFAQGAGEPPWTAAIKIHAGNTTLNGFAVRFVGKVRWDGAVSYGPAVIGTTDNKDRPRGGPRVNISLTRLDLESPAAEDPSKWAEAIRLVRLTNAAGGMIAGNVLRGGTIEFFDGPWQILNNDFRGTPAGTISHGIFSAHGTHDLVVKGNRAKPVEPAGKTWRFLVLTHRGVRDIVEENTIEGLGARPDDAAPWVNDPEIVLTEAYHVAYEGRIQALSADGLVLRTHRRQGNPVGSGDAVSLLDGPSAGEFRRIAQVIDAETYLLEAPIPKGTDAVSVARGFVDTSFLKNRIAMSPGRRADGFTSDGLILPGNHFGTRVEGNHISGGGLAMKLAAYPSETPVAWGWSHAPFLGGVVDGNILEDAIAGARLTVDHSARYVKSNRGRVYMSIRLDNNVVRWTDAFLKWRSSSGEKTPLAGLVLGELPSHDPAELAVRASCNRLEAPPGPEAGASLVVDAAEYNGQKLHRRRYSLPAAPGAARSSATTAPRADSSARR